The window tcttcatcctcccccaccccctatctatttgcctgcctgtctgccttgcagctcttaaacatctgacatttattctgtatggctcttatgttaagctagtttggccacccctggtgcagggggtgactctggaggtcccttccagctctatgattccccTTGGAAACTTCAAGAATAACAAGGGAATGGTGAGGACAAGTGAAGCTTCTCCATCCAGTGTATCCCATTGTTACCagaaaggaacataagagaagccatttgggtCAGACCAATTGCCCATcgaatccaacactctgtgtcacacagtgaccgaacaaactaggtgccatcaggagggccaggacactagaagttctgCCATAGttgccccgcccccaagcaccaagaatagagagcatcactgccccagacagagagttccatcactatcctatggctaatagccactgatagacctctaaTGGAGGGTGAGATGGGGTTTccaactggcctggaaaaaaatgccctgcctctTCCAGGGAGGTTCAATGGAATGTTAACTACTAGATGAACTCCGTGTGATGAAAAGCTTCATTTACCCCTTTACATACATTCATCATCTGTTCAAGGGAAAGGATATTTTTCGGCAGCCCTAAAATTGCACCTGGCGTTATTATGCTGTTGGACACACACGCACATCATGTAGGCATGTTATTTGGACAGCCAATCCAGGCTGAAGCGCCCGGTTGAGCTCTTGCTTGATGACACATCTGCGTTTGTCTCCGTGTAATCTATTTGTGGACCACAACACGGCAACTTGGCATAAAATCGTCATCTCTGCGATTATGCAGTCACTGTGGAACGAACGTATTGCTGTTTTACTATAAGAAGCTAGGAAGAACAGCGCCGGAAGAAGATTCCCCTTTCCCTGGCTTGTTCTCTTTTTCGATTGACCTGTGACCCTTTTTTTTTCAGGCATCGAGAACCTCCCCTTTGAGCTGCAGAGGAACTTCCAACTCATGCGAGATCTGGACCAACGGACGGAAGGTGAGCCCTGGAGGCTGAACCAAGAGTTGGACTCTGGATGAATCCATTTCTCTTTATGGCTTTGTGTCCATTCAGGGCTGCTGTTTATGCTATTATGGCTCTATAGCTGTTGTATGTGACCCAGAATGCGACTCAGGGCAAGGCAACCCAGCACAACAGTAGCAAGGTGTCCTTCAGATGCACCCTTTGTGACGCTTCTGAGGGATGGTGTACGGGGACTTCCCCTTCCTTTTGGCTAGAATCTGGCATCTGACAAAGTATGGCCTTCAATATAACGCTTTCCCCTGCCTTTGGTTTCAGATCTTAAGGCAGAAATCGATAAGTTAGCTACGGAATATATCAGCAATGCACGGACGTTGTCTTCGGAGGAGAAACTGGGGCTACTCAAGCAAATCCAAGAGGCGTACGGGAAGTGCAAGGAGTTTGGGGACGATAAAGTGCAACTAGCCATGCAGACATATGAGATGGTATGAGGCACAGCCTTGGGGTTCGGTGTGGTGGGGAGTGTGGTGTGGTGCTGAAGTGCTGGACTAGAACTCAGGacacccaagtttgaatcccctctccaccatgaagctcactggatgaccctgggccagtcactctctctcagcctaacctaccttgcagggttttcGAAAGCGTAAAATGGCAGGAAGGGAGACCAATGTATATCACTCTTAGCCCTTTCAGGGAGGCATGAGATAAAAATGCAGTAGGTAGATTTTTTTACTGGTAGGTTTTTATGTACCGGaatcaggaagcagtttttctccaggccagtttggccagggatcctggaggtgttttgccatcttctgggcatggagcaggggtcagtggagcagggggggggtgtgtgggaggtatttgtgaatttcctgcattgtgaactagatgaccctgaagatcctttccagctctatgattttatgatgctGTTTATTGAATTTATCCTGTCTTCCTTCTGTGGAGGTCAGTATGTGGGTTTTCCCCCTCTTCCAAACGAGTCTGGCGTTTCTGTGATGAATCTTCAGATCATCTGAAAAGCCGCCCAGCGTGGGTCAGGTGCTCTCAACTTTGCTGAACCTATGGGCACTTCTGGCTTCTGAGAACAGGTAGTAGGTACTTgccaaaaaaatggctgccaaaggggaGTACGGCCAACCGCAATATGGTCACCATGGAGTCAGTCACAGGAtgccggggaggggggaacagtttCCAGGCCACGTGTCCTCCAGCGATGGAGGCAATTACGATAGAGAGCCACATGGTAGTTAAGagcgttggactaggatctgggagacccaagttcaaatccctgctctgccttaGAAGCTTGCCGGGAGACCTTGGACTAGTCACCACCGTCTCAACCTAATTTTCATCATGTGGTTAAGGTGAGGgtgaagtggaggagaggagaacgaaaTGAGCTGCTTCGGGTGAGCGAAGCACAGGGTATAAGTACAGTAATGAAATAAGCGGGCTCTTCCCCTGGGGTCGCTCCCTGCAGACAGAAAGGCGATTCTTTGGGGGAGGGTCTTCTGAGGCACCACCAGTGTGCTGGAGGAATGTCCGAATTGGCTCTTTACtttgaggaagaaggaagcagtccCTGgggaatgcagggcttttttttttgtagcagaactcctttgcatattaggccatgcgcccttgatgtagccaatcctccaagagcttatagggctcttcttacggggcctactgtaagctccaggacgattggctacatcaggagggtgtggcctaacgtgcaaagaagttcctgctacacaaaaaaagccctgggggaatGCATTGTTGGGCACCGTGGTAGGGAATCATTGACCCAAGTGAACTCATCTTGCCCCTTGCAGAGGTCTtggtccccttcccccacctttttgttctttccccccctcctggagctttggggggtgaTGGTGCaaagtgcagtcaagttgcagctgacttacagcaaccccgtAGCGTTTTAAAAGCAAAAGACATCCAGAGGTGTTTTCCTGTTGCCTGCTCCTGCGTAGCGAtcttgggcttccttggtggtctcccatccaagtactagccagggctgaccctgctgagcttctgagttctgatgagatcgggctcgcctgggccatccgggtcagggATGCTTGGAGGGTATCGTCTCAGATCATATCCCTTCTTGTGCCCGCAGGTGGATAAGCACATCCGCCGGCTGGACACGGACCTTGCCCGGTTTGAAGCCGACCTGAAGGAGAAGCAGATTGAGTCGAGTGACTACGACAGCTCCTCGAGCAAAGGCAAAAAGAGTGAGCTCTGGGGAGGAGAAGGGCGAGGCCGGGAGGGACAGAAGCGGGAAGAGGGGGCCCGGCAACCGAAACAGCAGAAGGGAAGGTTTTGGAGCAAGCCACTGCgcgaaggaaaaaaagagaggccTGGGATCTGATTGGCTAAATTTACCGGGTTTGAGGCAGTGTTGCTGAAGGAGAGGGGGCACTCCAAAAGCAAATGTGATGTCTTGGGCTTGGTTTCGGAGGGTCCTGTATTCAAACGCCAGCTCCACCAATATGCTCCCTGGGTCaccctttctcagcctcaccttgcTTTACAAGATTGTTCTGATGGGAATagagtgggtggggggaagcatgtTGGCATGTCTTCTTGGGAGGAAGGATGGAACCCAAGTttggtgagagagccagtttggcgtagcggttaagtgtgcggcctcttatgtgggagaaccgggtttgattccccactcctccacttgctcctgttggaatggccttgggtcagcctgagctcttgcagaggttgtccttgaaagggcagctgctgtgagagccctctccagccccacccacctcacagggtgtctgttgtggggagaaaagatagccgattgtaggccgctctgagtctttgattcagggagaaggtggggtataaatctgcagttcttcttcttcaaatatgaTATTGATTGCTGCTGTCATGCCCCGCCTGGTCTGGATGCCCCGCCCCTCACGCTGCCATCGCCTGGCGAAGCCAGGGCAACCAAGGTCTCAGAGTGGAGTGGTGGGCCGGGTTACCTCACGCTGTCGCCCCTCTGGCTGGTTTCCGCCTTGGAGCTCGCTCGCTCTCTCTCTGTTACAACATGGCTCCCTAGCTATGGCTCCAACTCCACTCCCAGGCCATCATCAACctccctctggctgccctgccctccttttattccccctcctccctcttgcGCCTGTTCTGAGTGGTTGCCACCCCAGGCTCCGCCTCCTGTCTTAAAGGCAGATGCCCAGCCGTTCCTGCCCCTCCCAGGGGCTTGCTGGGCCTGCGTTGACGGGCCATTGCTTGGGTGGGCCATCACTCGGGCTGCCCTGCtcctgctgcctcccccccactcctGACGGCCTCCCTGGCTGGTGGAGTCTCAGGAGAGGATGTTCGCCGCAGCGCCTTGAGCCAGGGCCGGGCTCACCGGTGCATTGGGCGGCTCCCATCGCCCGTGCCGCTGTGGGCCTCCGTGACCCGCCCCCGGGGAGGGCTGTGCGATGGGCTGTGGGGATGACTGCTGCCACCCTCATTTCCCTGGTGAGTGTGGGGGCTGGGGGTTCTTGATCGTCGGGGCTGGGCGGGCCCGGGGGGGGCGCCTGCTGAGCAGCAGTACAGTGacggtttgtggggggggggggggggtggctgggaCCAGTGGCAATCCTGGAGGGTCTCAGCCGGGACAGCTGCAAAAGGGACTGGAAATCCAGAAGCTTGAGGCCATTCCCTGGAATGATTCGTAAGCACTGCTCCATCCATATTGTTTCCCATCCTACAGTGACAGCGTCTGCCAGCAGTCCTTGACCCGCCCTTCTCCCAAATTAATTTCTCTGCCAGAGAACCCTAATCCAGAACCGGGAAGTAGGGTGCTGAGCAGCTCAGCAGCAACGGAGCATCTTCGTAGCAACAAAACTGCTGGAATTCTCTGCAACTGAATTATAGCGATGGATTTAAAAGGaggcaaattagggttgccagtctgtgttggaaaatacctggagactttggggggtggatccaggggagggtggggtttggggaggggaggggcctcagcatggtccagtgccatacacttccaagcagccattttctccagaggagctgatctttgccagctggagatcctcaggccccacctggaggctggcaactgtaatTCATGGAGGACTTGTCAGCAGCTGTCAGctacagatgtagccaatcctccaagagcttacagtaggccctgtaagaagagccctgtaaactcttcttaccagtttggtgcagtggttaagtgcgtgaactcttatctgggagaaccaggtttgattccccattcctctgctttcagctgctggattggccttgggtcagccatagctcctacagggctgtccttgaaagggcagcttcttgggagagctctctcagccccagccacttctcaggatgtctgttgtggggggaagaagataaagaagattgtaagctgctctgagactctaattcagagagaagggcatggtagaaatctacggtcttcttcctcagtcgtcgtcttctcttgaaggattggctacatcagaggggtgtggcctaatatgcaaaggagttcctgctacaaccccccaccCCGAATTCTCCACTACTCtacttgaagctagctatgcaaccttgggtcagtcacagttctctcagtccGCAAAATAAACCTAGCTTgcctcaaaaaaaacccttgagttTTTGCCTGCCAGACAATTTTCAGATCTCCTTACTACACTCCCCCCATTGCCATACAAGCATTATAATTATAATCTTCTGCTGTACAGATGTGTGATGTTCTGCTGGTCTTGATTAAGCTGGGGCAGTGAATTTTGAAAGGGGTGAACTTTTTGTGTGGGGGGGCGTGTTGGCATGAGAAGGCAGAGGACCATGTTTCCAAATAAACACAAGTGATTCTTATCCAAGAAAGTGACGTCTTTGTTTTTGTCGCTTCTGAAGTTGACATgttcctctttctttctgtctctacGCGCAGAAGGCCGGGCCCAGAAGGAGAAGAAGGCTGCCCGGGCTCGCTCAAAGGGGAAGAACTCCGATGAGGAGGTGCCAAAAATGGCCCAGAAGAAACTCAAATTAGTCCGCACGTAAGAAGGGGCAGGCCCAAACCGATGGGACGAGGTGGGGGCATCTGGTGGGTTGGGACCGTCAGGTGGTTTGCGGAGCCTGTTGAACATACCTTTCAGGCTGCTTTTGGGAAGGGCAAAAACACCAGACCTCCAGATCATCTTTGTGCAAGTACCCTAACAGGAGCAGCGGAGAAGCAGCTCTTTGCTTCTGTTGAGCACGGCTAGGCTTGGAGTttctggctcctcctcttccttccaaaTGGCAATGATGTCACGTTACTTCCTGCCATGTGCTCAAAGCTTAGGCAACAGAAAAACCACTAAGCTCCGAAATATCGTACGAACAATTCTCACATTTCAACCATGCATCTATTCCGTAGCAAAGTGTAAAAAACACACATAACAGTCATTCGCAAAACTTGACAGGTTGAGTCATCTCATATCCCAGTGTATACAGTGATTTCATCATCTTTCAGTTTCTCCCCCCAATAGTTCATAATATAGTCAGCAGTAAGTCCACACTTTTCTGATGGGGGATAAGGACAGGAAATACATTCTGCCTTTCACAAGATGCCCATTCCAGATATTCTAAGACGTTTCAGTTCAGAGCTTCCTCCGTTTTCAGGCTGTTAAATGGAACCCGATTTCAGTTCCTTCATGCACAGACACGAAGTTTGCAGCTACCAAAATTGAATCAGGGTGGGTTGTCCCTTCCTGGTGCCTGGGGTTACAGGCGAGTCTCTGGCCTGAGAAGGTTCAAGACCTCAGGGGTCAGTCTGTTTTTGTTCTGGCGTCATGCAGCAGCTTTAACCTACAAGtttaaaaaagagccccgtggcacagagtggtgaagctgcagtactgcagtcctcagctctgctcatgacctgagtttgatccctggtggaagctgggttttcaggtagccggcttgaggttgactcagccttccatccttccaaggtcggtcaaatgagcactcagcttgctggggggaaagcgtagatgactgaggaaggcaat is drawn from Heteronotia binoei isolate CCM8104 ecotype False Entrance Well chromosome 4, APGP_CSIRO_Hbin_v1, whole genome shotgun sequence and contains these coding sequences:
- the ING4 gene encoding inhibitor of growth protein 4 isoform X1, which codes for MKAKGRGEGGYNPGACLVPKMAAGMYLEHYLDSIENLPFELQRNFQLMRDLDQRTEDLKAEIDKLATEYISNARTLSSEEKLGLLKQIQEAYGKCKEFGDDKVQLAMQTYEMVDKHIRRLDTDLARFEADLKEKQIESSDYDSSSSKGKKKGRAQKEKKAARARSKGKNSDEEVPKMAQKKLKLVRTSTEYGMPSVTFGNVHPSDVLDMPVDPNEPTYCLCHQVSYGEMIGCDNPDCSIEWFHFACVGLTTKPRGKWFCPRCSQERKKK
- the ING4 gene encoding inhibitor of growth protein 4 isoform X3 encodes the protein MKAKGRGEGGYNPGACLVPKMAAGMYLEHYLDSIENLPFELQRNFQLMRDLDQRTEDLKAEIDKLATEYISNARTLSSEEKLGLLKQIQEAYGKCKEFGDDKVQLAMQTYEMVDKHIRRLDTDLARFEADLKEKQIESSDYDSSSSKEGRAQKEKKAARARSKGKNSDEEVPKMAQKKLKLVRTSTEYGMPSVTFGNVHPSDVLDMPVDPNEPTYCLCHQVSYGEMIGCDNPDCSIEWFHFACVGLTTKPRGKWFCPRCSQERKKK
- the ING4 gene encoding inhibitor of growth protein 4 isoform X2 codes for the protein MKAKGRGEGGYNPGACLVPKMAAGMYLEHYLDSIENLPFELQRNFQLMRDLDQRTEDLKAEIDKLATEYISNARTLSSEEKLGLLKQIQEAYGKCKEFGDDKVQLAMQTYEMVDKHIRRLDTDLARFEADLKEKQIESSDYDSSSSKGKKKGRAQKEKKAARARSKGKNSDEEVPKMAQKKLKLVRTTEYGMPSVTFGNVHPSDVLDMPVDPNEPTYCLCHQVSYGEMIGCDNPDCSIEWFHFACVGLTTKPRGKWFCPRCSQERKKK